The Lycium barbarum isolate Lr01 chromosome 12, ASM1917538v2, whole genome shotgun sequence genome includes a region encoding these proteins:
- the LOC132623753 gene encoding probable leucine-rich repeat receptor-like serine/threonine-protein kinase At3g14840 isoform X4 — translation MSFRLNQLSGPIPKYLGNMTTLLYIHQTFRSLESNMFNGTIPKELGNMVNLQNLYLGFNNLTGKLPLELNKLTNLMQLRLSDNNFTGKLPSFESLKNLHTLEIQASGFEGPLSPNISVLAQMKELRISDLTGSASEFPPLENMAGLTRLILRNCNISGKIPSYIANMSQLKILDLSFNRLEGQVPNLEGLDKLEFLYLTSNRLTGPIHNWIKNRNSKHVTDLSYNNFNENSVPPTCPETLNLFRSYNSTKKSELGKCLSSCSKNWYSVHINCGGKSVTIGDTTYEADEDSAGPAKFFYLKESWGASNTGYFSERFREMNYKVTNVSAIKGDESELYTTARLSALSLTYYGRCLVNGNYTVKLHFAEIVIRDNRSSQSLGKRLFDVYIQGERKLKDFDIRTAAEGVDKALTKKFNVVVEDGILEVRFQYAGKGRSDLSSRESCGPLISAISFEANAVNYSLRGYIMDPSASHKKMVSIIAGAVASSLILILTIWFVAWRRSRKRISKEEELSGLDLLTSVFTIRQIKAATNNFDAANKIGEGGFGSVYKGTLSDGTVIAVKQLSSKSQQGNREFVNEIGMISGLQHPNLVKLYGCCAEGNQLLLVYEYLENNCLARALFGPEEHRLKIDWPTRQKICIGIAKSLAFLHEESSLKVVHRDIKATNVLLDKKLNPKISDFGLAKLDDEETTHISTRVAGTIGYMAPEYALWGYLTYKADVYSFGVVALEIAAGKNNMTYRPNEKFVCLLDWALDLQKQGKLMELVDETLGSDLNNDEALRMINVALLCINPSPALRPTMSAVVSILEDHIDLPEFNNVESRICDDDDVFKFQGLRDKYNEMIRLNQTQ, via the exons AT GTCTTTTAGGTTGAATCAACTCTCTGGGCCAATTCCAAAATACTTGGGAAATATGACTACGCTACTTTATAT ACATCAAACTTTCAGGAGTTTGGAAAGTAACATGTTTAATGGAACTATTCCGAAAGAACTAGGAAACATGGTTAATCTGCAGAATCT CTATCTTGGTTTTAATAATCTCACAGGTAAGTTGCCGTTGGAACTCAATAAACTCACAAATTTGATGCAACT TAGGTTGAGTGATAACAACTTCACCGGAAAACTTCCTAGCTTTGAGAGTTTGAAAAACCTTCATACATT AGAGATTCAAGCTTCTGGTTTTGAAGGACCTTTATCTCCAAACATTTCTGTCTTGGCTCAAATGAAAGAATT AAGAATCAGCGACTTGACTGGAAGTGCTTCAGAATTTCCGCCACTTGAGAACATGGCAGGCCTAACTAGATT GATATTGAGGAACTGCAATATATCTGGGAAGATTCCTTCTTACATAGCTAATATGTCTCAATTGAAAATTCT AGATCTAAGCTTCAACAGGCTTGAAGGACAGGTCCCGAATCTGGAGGGCCTGGATAAGCTGGAGTTCTT GTACTTGACAAGCAATAGACTTACTGGGCCAATTCATAATTGGATCAAGAATCGAAATTCCAAACA CGTGACAGACCTGTCTTACAACAACTTCAATGAAAACTCTGTGCCACCTACTTGTCCGGAAACCCT AAACTTGTTCAGAAGCTATAACTCAACAAAAAAGTC AGAACTTGGAAAATGCTTGTCAAGTTGTTCAAAGA ATTGGTATTCGGTGCACATAAATTGTGGTGGAAAGAGTGTGACAATAGGGGACACCACTTATGAAGCAGATGAAGACTCAGCAGGTCCCGCAAAATTCTTTTACTTGAAAGAGAGCTGGGGAGCCAGCAATACAGGATATTTCTCTGAACGTTTCAGGGAAATGAATTACAAAGTGACTAATGTATCTGCCATTAAGGGAGATGAATCTGAACTCTACACAACAGCTCGGCTCTCAGCTTTATCTCTAACTTACTATGGACGTTGTTTAGTAAATGGTAACTACACCGTGAAACTGCACTTTGCAGAGATTGTTATACGAGATAACCGATCTTCCCAGAGTCTCGGAAAACGATTGTTTGATGTCTATATTCAG GGTGAGAGGAAGCTCAAAGATTTTGATATTCGAACTGCTGCTGAAGGAGTTGATAAAGCTTTGACAAAAAAGTTCAATGTAGTTGTAGAAGACGGCATTCTAGAAGTGCGCTTTCAGTATGCTGGGAAAGGAAGATCAGATCTCTCCAGCAGAGAAAGCTGTGGCCCTTTAATTTCTGCCATCTCTTTTGAAGCTA ATGCTGTTAATTATTCTTTGAGAGGCTACATCATGGATCCCTCGGCTAGTCACAAAAAGATGGTTTCCATCATAGCTGGAGCAGTGGCGTCCTCACTAATTCTCATTTTAACAATATGGTTTGTTGCTTGGAGGAGAAGCAGAAAACGGATATCAAAGGAAGAAG AATTAAGTGGACTAGATCTACTGACTAGTGTGTTTACCATCAGACAAATCAAAGCTGCCACAAATAATTTTGATGCTGCAAATAAAATCGGGGAAGGTGGTTTTGGCTCTGTGTACAAG GGTACACTATCGGATGGTACTGTCATTGCTGTTAAGCAGCTTTCATCCAAATCGCAACAAGGGAACCGTGAGTTTGTAAATGAGATAGGTATGATCTCTGGTTTACAGCACCCAAATCTTGTCAAACTATATGGATGTTGTGCTGAAGGAAATCAACTGCTACTGGTGTATGAGTACTTGGAGAACAATTGCCTCGCCCGTGCTTTATTTG GTCCAGAAGAACATCGGCTCAAAATAGATTGGCCAACCAGGCAAAAAATCTGCATTGGGATAGCAAAAAGCTTAGCTTTCCTACACGAAGAATCATCATTAAAAGTTGTTCATAGGGACATCAAAGCAACAAATGTTCTTCTTGACAAGAAACTAAACCCAAAGATCTCTGACTTTGGTCTGGCCAAACTTGATGATGAGGAGACCACACATATCAGCACTAGAGTTGCTGGAACCAT AGGATATATGGCCCCTGAATATGCATTATGGGGCTACTTGACCTACAAAGCAGATGTCTACAGCTTTGGAGTTGTTGCGTTAGAGATTGCTGCTGGGAAGAACAATATGACATATCGCCCCAATGAGAAATTTGTCTGCCTTCTAGACTGG GCCCTTGATCTACAAAAGCAAGGAAAATTGATGGAACTAGTAGATGAAACATTGGGTTCAGATTTGAACAACGATGAGGCTCTAAGGATGATAAATGTAGCTTTGCTATGTATCAATCCATCTCCAGCACTTAGGCCAACTATGTCTGCAGTAGTCAGTATTCTTGAAGATCATATTGATCTTCCTGAGTTTAATAACGTGGAATCAAGAAtctgtgatgatgatgatgttttcaAGTTTCAAGGATTAAGAGACAAGTACAACGAGATGATCCGTTTGAACCAAACTCAATGA